In Candidatus Defluviibacterium haderslevense, the following are encoded in one genomic region:
- a CDS encoding glycosyltransferase translates to MDKPIKILYAPYNIASMPAITIDELNASQDIIARGVCIDYNQYISFGIDPKKNWKIFKVDSNIRKPFLYLINLFLAEFYLIKHIIWADAIIWQWDIKMYMPHFWLIKLLKKPILVEWLGSDIRVPEFVIKHNPYYKKALENGTYTYTRESLNRSNKIQNKFKKLNATPILCPEMSLYLNLNIFETFEPIFQRIDINKFNIRYPDANKSIPIICHTPSATGAKGTIEVRKIMDRLKLNYSFEYVEITNKSHAEAIQAIEQCDIYLDQFILGAYGMAACEAMSMGKPVFCYIMQPVLDLLPTDCPILYKGLNELEEDLIEYINNSLMRNKTGKLSREYMEKYHNVKIISSKLTTILEELVAL, encoded by the coding sequence TTGGACAAACCCATTAAAATTCTTTACGCTCCATATAATATTGCTTCTATGCCAGCGATTACCATCGATGAGCTCAATGCATCACAGGATATAATCGCACGCGGAGTTTGCATAGACTATAATCAGTATATCTCCTTTGGTATTGATCCTAAAAAAAATTGGAAAATATTCAAAGTTGATTCTAATATTAGGAAACCTTTCTTATATTTAATCAATTTATTTTTGGCAGAATTTTATTTGATAAAACATATCATCTGGGCAGATGCCATCATATGGCAGTGGGACATCAAAATGTATATGCCGCATTTTTGGCTCATTAAATTATTAAAGAAACCCATACTGGTAGAATGGTTAGGCAGTGATATTAGGGTTCCAGAATTTGTAATTAAACATAATCCGTATTATAAGAAAGCCTTAGAGAATGGTACATACACTTATACCAGAGAAAGCCTCAACCGAAGCAATAAAATACAAAATAAATTCAAAAAACTAAATGCAACGCCTATACTTTGTCCTGAAATGAGCTTGTACTTAAATCTTAATATATTTGAGACCTTCGAGCCTATATTTCAACGAATTGATATTAATAAATTTAATATCCGATATCCAGATGCCAACAAATCAATTCCAATAATCTGTCATACACCAAGTGCCACAGGGGCAAAAGGAACAATAGAAGTTCGCAAAATTATGGACAGATTAAAGTTAAATTATTCATTTGAATATGTAGAAATTACAAATAAATCTCATGCAGAAGCTATTCAAGCAATAGAACAATGTGATATCTACCTGGACCAATTTATCCTTGGTGCTTATGGTATGGCCGCATGCGAAGCGATGTCTATGGGAAAGCCCGTTTTTTGTTACATCATGCAACCTGTATTAGATCTTTTACCAACTGACTGTCCAATCTTATATAAAGGATTAAATGAATTGGAAGAAGATTTAATTGAGTATATTAATAATTCATTAATGAGAAATAAGACAGGAAAGCTGTCCAGAGAATATATGGAAAAATATCATAATGTTAAAATAATAAGCTCAAAATTAACTACAATATTGGAAGAATTGGTAGCTTTGTAA
- a CDS encoding acyltransferase: MLINRLLNRLFRLKREAIKQKYNRVLPFNELMTDRWEKASYLQFGKGTSVYDSAMIYGDVTVGENTWIGPFTILDGSGTLKIGSNCSISAGVHIYTHDTVQWAISGGKEKYEYGEVIIGNNCYIAPNVVIARGVHIGDGCIIGANSFINKSFAAGKKIAGNPGKEIEDGK; encoded by the coding sequence ATGTTGATTAATAGATTATTGAACAGACTTTTTAGATTGAAACGTGAGGCTATAAAGCAAAAGTACAATCGTGTTCTACCTTTCAATGAGTTAATGACAGATAGATGGGAAAAAGCGAGTTATCTTCAATTTGGTAAAGGAACTAGTGTCTATGATTCTGCAATGATTTATGGTGATGTAACCGTTGGAGAAAACACCTGGATTGGACCATTTACTATTTTAGATGGAAGCGGAACATTAAAAATTGGTTCAAATTGTTCAATTTCTGCAGGTGTACATATTTATACTCATGACACGGTTCAATGGGCTATAAGCGGTGGCAAAGAGAAGTATGAATATGGAGAAGTTATTATTGGGAACAATTGTTATATAGCACCTAATGTGGTCATTGCAAGAGGTGTTCATATTGGAGACGGATGTATTATCGGTGCCAATAGTTTTATTAATAAATCATTTGCTGCAGGAAAGAAAATAGCAGGAAACCCTGGTAAAGAAATTGAGGATGGAAAATAA
- a CDS encoding methyltransferase domain-containing protein, giving the protein MENKSALLQNFFDREIIIEDNFISFKDEHLAIAYNQNQTKDIFSDKWDSTSKMEHVDKLYETQYKWFLSLYGFETEENLKSYLKNKRFIIDTGCGLGYKSSWFSKLAPHAIVIGIDISDSCKIAAENFKDIPNLFFLQANIAETGLKFGASDFVVCDQVIMHTENPALTFKHLAEITSIDGEFACYFYRKKALPRELIDDYFRTQTHNIPNDKMWEFSEQLTELGKRLSELNVSFESPDIPLLGIKGGEYDIQRFIYWNFLKCYWNEEWGFDLSKITNFDWYAPSNAQRFSKEEVTNLVSSNNMKIHFWHEEEACYSGRFGK; this is encoded by the coding sequence ATGGAAAATAAAAGCGCATTATTACAAAACTTTTTTGATCGGGAAATTATCATTGAAGATAATTTTATTTCATTCAAGGATGAACATCTAGCTATAGCGTACAATCAGAATCAAACCAAAGACATATTCTCAGACAAATGGGATTCGACCAGTAAAATGGAACATGTTGACAAACTTTATGAAACTCAATATAAATGGTTCTTAAGCTTATATGGATTCGAAACAGAAGAAAATCTCAAATCCTATTTAAAAAACAAAAGATTCATCATTGATACAGGATGCGGATTAGGATATAAATCATCATGGTTTAGTAAACTAGCACCTCATGCCATTGTGATTGGTATAGATATTTCTGATTCATGTAAAATCGCTGCAGAAAATTTCAAAGACATTCCCAATTTATTTTTTCTACAGGCAAACATTGCAGAAACTGGATTAAAATTTGGAGCAAGTGATTTCGTAGTTTGTGATCAGGTCATCATGCATACCGAGAATCCTGCCTTGACGTTCAAACATCTTGCGGAAATTACATCCATTGATGGTGAATTCGCTTGTTACTTTTATCGAAAAAAAGCCTTGCCAAGAGAACTTATCGATGATTATTTTAGAACCCAAACACACAACATCCCAAATGACAAAATGTGGGAATTCTCAGAGCAACTTACAGAGTTGGGAAAACGATTATCTGAATTAAATGTTAGTTTTGAATCACCTGATATTCCATTGTTAGGAATTAAAGGTGGTGAGTATGATATACAGCGTTTTATTTATTGGAATTTTCTGAAATGTTATTGGAATGAAGAATGGGGATTTGATCTATCTAAAATAACCAATTTCGATTGGTATGCTCCAAGTAATGCACAGCGTTTTAGTAAAGAAGAAGTAACGAATTTGGTATCTTCCAATAATATGAAGATCCATTTTTGGCATGAAGAAGAAGCTTGTTACAGCGGTAGATTTGGCAAATAG
- a CDS encoding histidine kinase: protein MLSIKLIYFNHKNILIFILFIQFNLISKICGQENFNINYENPDYSLSTKDGLLSNKVYGVIQDKLGFLYFFTDKGISKYDGHKFRNFTAKDGLPNQDVWLLSLDSENRLWIHTHENTLTYLKDDHVHTVKKFDRNLNIRHVEECENGELIFHGVISDFKLTPNGNNFTYEKMSKNTSDYHIDQKTKVYLYQFDKETVCLTEFADSLYILDSDSQRFNPYILKNDSKWYSPQCMGDKIYCSSTKGLLIFEKSKLVYNFNINSKIDLNRSLLDNSNNYWTCTKSNGIQQYIIKLPVKKSINLEPGENIIYSFQLNNDILILTNTGYFRVYSTTTKKIEQSIYTKSGVKIYSWFDNYLCIQSNVNNNYIVYKNNNYVLNKKFHNLDDFDKGNFTYALPLETNFLNKDSIIGITHFNYAAIYYTQNSEVKVNKFHIDSFRLKFITIDSNNIYLFTKETLYHFNREFKLINTINLKIKDKLLTSNAAIIYSKPKSLIIATESFGLYIMNQDSQFIKINGTENLKVRSLSPFGEKIIAHSNNGIYIISYDGNEFNIEKSITNEQGIVPESIINVHSNGSELIIVTQDAIHYINPDSIPFKTYNLRITEIYQGNNIKSEDFLKSLPHDFKPISISLSLLDFQISKDVAYQYNLNDNEWQTLAVNTLDLSDLASGSYNLNLRAINKYSNKLLDSKILKLNVLRPWWKTWQFILLINAFLISSIIWGYRKWLNRRNEIKINIRNLEIGLREYKMKALESQMNPHFVYNSLASIQYFIQENKNEEAEHFLTEFGILIRSFLTASRSSQINLKIELELLQKFINLEQIRFSKRFTSEIIIDPKLNLTKIFIPPLLLQPFVENAIQHGLFHRLEGGQLKLNFEASNRDLIVTISDNGIGTEKSKSLKKFSLSNTTSDAMEIFLEKLEIMNKLKPNSLEYSISNLDDTEPYYVGTKIVIIFKNIIVS, encoded by the coding sequence ATGCTAAGTATTAAGTTAATATATTTTAATCATAAAAATATATTAATATTTATATTGTTTATCCAGTTTAATCTTATCAGTAAAATATGTGGTCAAGAAAATTTCAATATCAATTACGAAAACCCAGACTACTCTTTAAGTACAAAAGATGGATTGCTATCTAATAAAGTATATGGCGTAATACAAGATAAACTTGGATTTCTTTATTTTTTCACTGATAAAGGCATAAGTAAATATGATGGTCATAAATTCAGAAATTTTACAGCAAAAGATGGACTTCCAAATCAAGATGTCTGGCTATTATCTTTAGATTCAGAAAATAGACTTTGGATTCATACACATGAGAATACGTTAACTTATTTGAAGGATGATCATGTTCATACAGTTAAAAAATTTGATCGAAACCTTAATATCAGGCATGTTGAGGAATGTGAAAATGGTGAATTAATATTTCATGGAGTTATTTCAGATTTTAAATTAACACCAAATGGAAATAATTTCACATATGAAAAAATGTCTAAAAATACATCTGATTACCACATTGATCAAAAAACGAAAGTATATCTCTATCAATTTGATAAAGAAACAGTTTGTCTAACTGAATTTGCAGATTCATTGTATATTTTAGATTCAGATTCTCAAAGATTCAATCCATATATACTAAAGAATGATTCTAAATGGTATAGCCCTCAATGCATGGGTGACAAAATTTATTGCAGCTCTACCAAAGGTCTTTTAATTTTTGAAAAATCAAAATTAGTATATAACTTTAATATAAATTCTAAAATTGATTTAAATAGAAGTTTGTTGGATAATTCAAATAACTATTGGACTTGCACTAAATCTAATGGAATTCAACAATATATTATAAAACTACCAGTTAAAAAAAGTATCAATTTAGAACCCGGAGAGAATATTATTTACTCATTTCAATTGAATAATGATATTTTGATACTCACCAATACTGGGTACTTCCGAGTTTATTCAACCACAACAAAAAAAATAGAACAGAGCATTTATACTAAATCTGGAGTAAAAATATACTCCTGGTTTGATAATTATTTGTGCATTCAATCAAATGTAAATAATAATTATATAGTATACAAGAATAATAATTATGTTCTAAATAAAAAATTTCACAATTTGGATGATTTTGATAAGGGGAACTTTACATATGCATTACCATTAGAAACAAATTTTTTAAATAAAGACAGTATAATTGGTATAACACATTTTAATTATGCGGCTATCTATTATACACAAAATTCTGAAGTAAAAGTTAACAAATTTCATATTGACTCTTTTAGACTCAAATTCATTACTATAGATTCCAATAATATTTATTTATTTACTAAAGAAACACTTTACCATTTTAATAGGGAGTTTAAATTAATAAATACAATAAATTTAAAAATTAAAGACAAATTATTAACATCGAATGCTGCAATAATATATTCAAAGCCTAAGTCCCTAATAATAGCAACTGAAAGTTTCGGGTTATATATCATGAATCAAGATTCTCAATTTATAAAAATCAATGGTACTGAAAATCTTAAAGTTCGCTCACTATCTCCCTTTGGTGAAAAAATAATTGCTCACTCAAATAATGGTATTTATATAATTTCATATGATGGTAATGAATTCAATATAGAAAAGTCCATTACTAATGAACAGGGCATTGTTCCAGAGTCTATTATAAATGTACATTCAAATGGAAGTGAACTTATCATTGTTACACAAGATGCGATCCATTACATAAACCCAGATAGCATACCCTTCAAGACCTATAATCTGAGGATTACTGAAATTTACCAAGGAAATAATATTAAATCCGAAGATTTCCTTAAATCACTTCCACATGACTTCAAACCCATAAGCATTAGTCTATCTCTTTTGGACTTCCAAATCAGTAAAGATGTGGCCTATCAATATAATTTAAACGACAATGAATGGCAGACTCTGGCAGTTAATACTTTGGATTTATCCGATCTTGCGTCCGGTTCTTATAACTTAAATCTCCGTGCGATAAATAAATACAGCAATAAATTGTTAGATTCTAAAATACTTAAATTAAATGTTCTTAGGCCTTGGTGGAAAACATGGCAATTTATTTTATTGATTAATGCATTTCTCATATCAAGTATTATTTGGGGTTATAGAAAATGGTTAAATCGTAGGAATGAAATTAAAATCAATATTCGCAACCTTGAGATCGGATTAAGGGAATATAAAATGAAGGCCTTGGAATCTCAAATGAATCCACATTTTGTTTATAATTCTTTAGCTTCCATTCAGTACTTTATCCAAGAAAATAAAAATGAGGAAGCTGAACATTTCTTAACAGAATTCGGGATTTTAATTAGATCATTTTTAACTGCATCCAGAAGTAGCCAGATCAATCTCAAAATAGAATTAGAATTACTACAGAAATTTATTAACTTGGAACAGATTAGATTTAGCAAGCGTTTTACTTCTGAAATAATAATTGATCCAAAACTCAATCTTACAAAAATTTTTATTCCACCTCTTTTATTGCAACCATTTGTTGAGAATGCTATCCAACACGGATTGTTTCATCGACTAGAAGGTGGACAATTGAAATTAAATTTCGAGGCTTCAAATCGTGATTTAATAGTAACCATTTCAGACAATGGAATCGGAACTGAAAAAAGTAAATCACTGAAAAAATTTAGCTTGAGTAATACAACCTCAGATGCCATGGAAATATTTTTAGAGAAATTGGAAATAATGAACAAACTAAAACCAAATAGTTTAGAATATTCTATTTCAAATTTAGATGACACGGAGCCTTATTATGTTGGAACTAAAATTGTAATTATTTTCAAAAATATTATTGTGTCATGA
- a CDS encoding gliding motility-associated C-terminal domain-containing protein: MKKVIHILILFIFIIDILFCQKQGNFWFFSQNAGINFNTSPPTSISSSAINTSDNSSSISDNNGKLLFYSDGLTVYNKNNLIMPNGTNLSGSKSGGQATLIVPIPQSNKFVVFSVPDLGNKPLYYSIVNMNLNNQNGDVELKNQKLFENSTEKIAGIYNCTEDYYWVIAHKYETDSFFVYKIDKNGIYLNPIISKVGKVHTGGPNNAVNNSAGQLSLSKDGSRIASALYNSGEIELFDFDIFSGKVSNPKWIPNYSRAWGVEFSQDGSKLYLSQWTQTNITQFDLTSNNINSITRSAQTIGYCSGSGGYYSGYLQRGPDDKIYIAQWNSKYLSVINNPNLTGSLCDFSANSFNLSSGVSKAGLCRCVFPDNFIMGYPDCCKKVIHLIDTVSCDKIILNGKTITTSGNYTDTIRINSCDSINNYVINILNKPIFSLGNDTVICENEVFNLKSSSNQTKWSNGSIGKELIVEKPGIFWGELTNACGTTRDSVIVAFKNCLPCTIECKNIGWAKWNMITNSTYIGTTMNGSATLVGDIHIGLIYPFLTDIDIFDPPYFPKKVIGVPTLWMPGNLAFQTLTHRVILDKITDKKELLFLVGDFPNQQAFSTPQIGKMRVYDRSNNLLDISNLCLLLEDYGPDDDPIKITNLGTEIQFDVNGPRTAFHGGNLIYTNFPDSSYFIEVEHQNSRSSPDDGVYINIGYPDCCKTVTKLIDTISCEKIILNGKTITTSGSYSDTIRINNCDSINNYVITILNKPIFSLGNDTVICEGENFILKSPSDLTNWSNGSFGKEFVVDKPGIYWGELTNSCGTSRDSVIVAFKNCLPCTLDCKNIGWALWNMSTNSTYIGSTLKGSATLVGDIHIGLIHPFLTDIDIFNPLYFPKKVIGVPTLWMPGNLAFQTLTHQVILDKITDKKELLFLVGDFPNQRAFSTPQIGKMRVYDRSNNLLDISNLCLLLEDYGPNDDPIKITNLGTEILFDVNGPRTTFHGGNLIYTNFPDSSYFIEIEHHNSRSSPDDGVYINIGYPDCCKGVINLIDTVSCEKIVLNGKTITTSGSYSDTIRVNNCDSINNYVITILNKPIFSLGNDTVICEGETFILKSSSDLTKWSNGSFGKEVVVDRPGIFWGEISTICGVIRDSVTIMYRALPMLELGPDRQICPSDVDTIWTNDPNTIWHDGSTDSFFIINKEGIIKATILDFCGNLSDSLVVSFYNNSLLMLPEDTLICEGDSIVLSSTSDSTIWSTGTKGKNIVVKKSGLYWGEIKNICGISRDSINISYTSKPILELGPDFQICPNHVDTIWSNNPNTIWHDGSIGSFFIIKQEGLIKAKLSNFCGEINDSTFVSYYPSIRVKLPQDTLLCEGDLITLTSTSPTTQWSTGVIGNSIIVSTSGLYWAEINNTCDLSRDSIHIYFQNKPNLELGKDIKICPNESDTIWSNDPNTLWHDGSVGPYFIAKKEGTIIAYLSNFCGDVSDSIKVSYYPNSKVDLGPDTTICEGTILTLNSGSSSSVWFDNTSGSSHQITKAGIYWVSIVSLCGLISDTIQIKEMKVYEKPYLPNDTFVCEGININLSIPIIDELWNKQFHNNIDINKPGTYWYEFKDNCNNLLDTIEVFYDSIPNEFPSEHLIFCGQDEFNFSTGDPRTEWSNGTIGSGININKSGIYSFIISNSCGIFLDSISLEFIEDNGLYLPNVFSPNGDQVNDVFPGIQFTEDFDIEIYDRWGSRLFESSNKHWNGTFKSQDVPPGVYAYIIRSKACKHKIKYGNITLVR; encoded by the coding sequence ATGAAAAAAGTTATCCATATTTTAATATTATTTATTTTTATAATAGATATATTATTTTGTCAAAAACAGGGAAACTTTTGGTTCTTTTCACAAAATGCTGGAATCAACTTTAATACATCTCCACCTACTTCAATAAGTTCAAGTGCTATCAACACTTCAGATAATTCTTCATCCATTTCAGACAATAATGGTAAGCTCTTATTTTATTCTGATGGTTTAACAGTTTATAACAAAAATAATCTGATAATGCCCAACGGAACAAATCTATCAGGAAGTAAATCCGGTGGACAAGCCACTTTGATTGTTCCAATACCACAAAGTAATAAGTTTGTAGTATTTTCAGTGCCTGACTTAGGAAATAAGCCACTTTACTATTCAATTGTAAATATGAACTTGAATAATCAAAATGGAGATGTTGAATTAAAAAATCAAAAATTATTTGAAAATTCTACTGAAAAAATTGCAGGAATTTATAATTGTACGGAAGATTATTACTGGGTGATAGCCCACAAATATGAAACAGATTCTTTTTTTGTTTATAAAATAGATAAGAATGGAATATATTTGAATCCCATTATTTCTAAAGTTGGCAAAGTACATACTGGAGGACCAAATAATGCTGTGAATAATTCTGCAGGACAATTGAGTTTATCAAAAGATGGTAGTCGCATCGCATCTGCACTTTACAATAGTGGTGAAATAGAATTATTTGATTTTGATATTTTTTCAGGCAAAGTTTCGAATCCTAAATGGATACCAAATTATTCTAGAGCATGGGGTGTAGAATTCTCTCAAGATGGATCGAAACTATATCTTTCTCAATGGACTCAAACCAATATTACACAATTTGATTTAACAAGTAATAATATAAATTCAATTACAAGAAGTGCTCAAACAATTGGATATTGTTCAGGATCTGGAGGGTATTACTCAGGTTACCTACAAAGAGGACCAGATGATAAAATTTATATTGCACAATGGAATTCTAAATATTTAAGTGTTATTAATAACCCAAATTTAACAGGTTCTTTATGTGATTTTTCAGCAAATAGTTTTAATTTAAGTAGTGGAGTTTCTAAGGCTGGATTATGCCGTTGTGTATTCCCAGACAACTTTATCATGGGTTATCCAGATTGCTGCAAAAAAGTCATTCATCTTATTGATACTGTATCATGCGATAAAATAATTTTGAACGGTAAAACTATCACTACATCAGGAAACTATACTGATACGATTAGAATAAACAGTTGTGACAGTATAAATAATTACGTAATTAATATTCTTAATAAACCAATCTTCTCACTTGGAAATGATACAGTTATTTGTGAAAATGAAGTTTTTAATTTGAAATCTTCTTCTAACCAAACTAAATGGAGTAATGGCTCTATTGGGAAAGAATTAATAGTAGAGAAACCAGGAATTTTTTGGGGAGAGCTAACTAATGCTTGCGGAACAACTCGAGATTCTGTAATTGTTGCATTTAAAAATTGCCTTCCTTGTACTATTGAATGCAAGAATATTGGATGGGCCAAATGGAATATGATTACAAACAGTACCTATATTGGAACCACAATGAATGGTTCAGCTACTTTAGTTGGAGATATTCATATTGGGTTAATATATCCTTTCTTAACTGACATTGATATTTTCGATCCGCCATATTTTCCTAAAAAGGTCATAGGTGTACCTACACTTTGGATGCCGGGCAACTTAGCATTTCAGACATTGACCCATCGTGTTATTTTAGATAAAATAACTGATAAAAAAGAATTACTGTTTTTAGTTGGTGATTTTCCGAATCAACAAGCTTTTAGTACTCCTCAAATAGGAAAAATGCGTGTTTATGATCGATCAAATAATCTTTTAGATATTTCTAACCTTTGTCTCTTGTTAGAAGACTATGGGCCAGATGATGATCCCATAAAAATTACGAACCTTGGAACAGAGATACAATTTGATGTTAATGGCCCGAGAACTGCTTTTCATGGAGGAAATTTGATTTATACAAATTTTCCAGACAGCTCCTATTTTATAGAGGTAGAGCATCAGAATTCAAGAAGTTCTCCGGATGATGGGGTTTACATTAATATTGGTTATCCCGATTGCTGTAAAACCGTCACGAAACTTATTGATACCATTTCATGTGAAAAAATAATCCTGAATGGAAAAACAATCACAACATCAGGTAGCTATTCTGATACAATTAGGATTAACAATTGTGACAGCATAAATAATTATGTAATTACAATTCTAAATAAACCTATCTTCTCACTTGGAAATGATACAGTTATTTGTGAAGGCGAAAATTTTATTTTAAAATCCCCTTCTGATTTGACTAATTGGAGTAATGGTTCTTTTGGAAAGGAATTTGTAGTTGACAAACCAGGAATTTATTGGGGAGAGCTCACTAATTCTTGCGGCACTTCTCGAGATTCAGTAATTGTTGCATTTAAAAATTGCCTTCCTTGTACTCTTGATTGTAAGAATATTGGATGGGCTTTGTGGAATATGAGTACCAACAGTACCTATATTGGAAGCACATTGAAAGGTTCAGCTACTTTAGTTGGGGATATTCATATTGGACTCATTCATCCTTTTTTAACAGATATTGATATTTTCAATCCGCTATATTTTCCTAAAAAAGTTATAGGTGTACCTACACTATGGATGCCGGGCAACTTAGCATTTCAGACATTGACCCATCAAGTTATTTTAGATAAAATAACCGATAAAAAAGAATTACTGTTTTTAGTTGGTGATTTTCCGAATCAGCGAGCATTCAGTACTCCTCAAATTGGAAAAATGCGCGTTTACGATCGATCAAATAATCTTTTAGATATTTCTAACCTTTGTCTCTTGTTAGAAGACTATGGGCCAAATGATGATCCCATAAAAATAACAAACCTTGGAACAGAGATACTATTTGATGTTAATGGCCCAAGAACTACTTTTCATGGGGGAAATTTGATCTATACAAATTTTCCAGACAGCTCCTATTTTATAGAGATAGAGCATCATAATTCAAGAAGTTCTCCGGATGATGGGGTTTATATTAATATTGGTTATCCTGATTGTTGTAAAGGAGTCATAAATCTTATTGATACCGTTTCATGTGAAAAAATAGTCCTAAATGGAAAAACAATCACAACATCAGGTAGCTATTCTGATACGATTAGGGTTAACAATTGTGACAGCATAAATAATTATGTAATTACAATTCTTAATAAACCAATCTTCTCACTTGGAAATGATACAGTTATTTGTGAAGGCGAAACTTTTATTTTAAAATCCTCTTCTGATCTGACTAAATGGAGTAATGGTTCTTTTGGAAAAGAAGTAGTAGTTGACAGACCAGGAATTTTTTGGGGAGAAATAAGTACTATTTGCGGCGTTATTAGAGATTCTGTAACTATAATGTATAGAGCATTACCTATGTTAGAATTAGGTCCTGATCGTCAAATATGTCCATCTGATGTGGATACGATTTGGACAAATGATCCAAACACGATTTGGCATGATGGATCAACAGATTCATTTTTTATTATAAATAAAGAAGGTATAATTAAAGCTACTATATTAGATTTCTGTGGTAATCTGAGTGATAGTTTGGTAGTTAGCTTTTATAATAATTCATTATTAATGCTTCCAGAAGATACTTTAATTTGTGAAGGAGATTCAATAGTTTTGAGTTCAACAAGTGATTCTACAATCTGGAGTACCGGAACCAAAGGAAAAAATATTGTTGTTAAAAAATCAGGACTATATTGGGGAGAAATTAAAAACATATGTGGTATATCTCGGGATTCCATTAATATATCGTATACATCAAAACCTATTTTAGAATTAGGTCCTGATTTCCAAATATGTCCTAATCATGTAGATACCATTTGGTCAAATAATCCGAATACAATTTGGCATGATGGTTCTATTGGTTCATTTTTTATCATTAAGCAAGAAGGTCTCATAAAGGCTAAATTATCTAATTTTTGTGGTGAAATTAACGACAGTACTTTCGTAAGCTATTATCCAAGTATTAGGGTGAAATTACCTCAGGACACACTGCTTTGTGAAGGTGATCTTATTACATTAACAAGTACTTCTCCAACAACCCAATGGAGTACCGGTGTTATTGGTAATAGCATAATTGTTTCCACATCTGGTTTATATTGGGCTGAGATTAATAATACTTGCGATCTAAGTCGAGATTCAATTCATATTTATTTCCAGAATAAACCAAATTTAGAACTTGGTAAAGATATTAAAATATGCCCTAACGAAAGCGATACCATTTGGTCAAATGACCCCAATACATTATGGCATGATGGTTCGGTAGGACCCTATTTCATCGCAAAAAAAGAAGGCACTATAATAGCCTATTTATCAAATTTTTGTGGAGATGTTAGCGATTCAATTAAAGTGAGCTATTATCCTAATTCTAAGGTTGATTTAGGACCTGATACAACCATTTGTGAGGGAACAATACTAACTTTAAATTCAGGTTCCAGTAGTTCGGTTTGGTTCGATAATACATCGGGATCATCACATCAAATTACTAAAGCAGGAATCTATTGGGTTAGCATTGTTTCTCTGTGTGGATTAATATCAGATACGATTCAAATTAAAGAGATGAAAGTTTATGAAAAACCCTATTTGCCGAACGATACATTTGTATGTGAAGGAATAAATATTAATCTTTCCATTCCCATTATTGACGAATTATGGAATAAGCAATTTCACAATAATATAGATATCAATAAACCTGGAACATATTGGTATGAGTTTAAAGATAATTGTAATAATCTTTTAGACACAATAGAAGTTTTTTATGATTCTATTCCAAATGAATTTCCTTCAGAGCATTTGATTTTTTGTGGACAAGATGAATTTAATTTTTCTACTGGAGACCCAAGAACAGAATGGTCCAATGGAACTATTGGTTCAGGAATTAACATTAATAAATCAGGTATCTATTCCTTTATAATTTCAAACAGTTGTGGGATCTTTTTGGATTCCATTTCATTGGAATTTATTGAGGATAATGGGCTCTATCTTCCTAATGTATTTTCACCTAATGGCGATCAAGTGAATGATGTATTTCCAGGAATTCAATTTACTGAAGACTTTGATATAGAAATTTACGATCGTTGGGGATCACGACTTTTTGAATCAAGTAATAAACATTGGAATGGAACTTTTAAATCACAAGATGTACCACCTGGAGTTTATGCTTATATAATAAGAAGCAAAGCTTGTAAACACAAAATTAAATATGGAAATATTACTTTGGTTAGGTAA